One Oceanotoga teriensis DNA segment encodes these proteins:
- a CDS encoding MarR family winged helix-turn-helix transcriptional regulator yields MKLVENAANGKKKILDFGDDMKFYRGEIHLIKVIGENPGMYISQVARYLKVTRAVVSKTLLKLEKDGFIIKEEDEENKKKLRLFLTKKGNLAYVNHQKYHLENDKEVYDYLNELDDDQIKIIEQFLKKAGKMLENHY; encoded by the coding sequence ATGAAATTAGTAGAAAATGCCGCTAATGGTAAGAAAAAAATCTTAGACTTCGGCGATGATATGAAATTTTACAGAGGAGAAATACATCTAATAAAAGTTATAGGTGAAAATCCAGGAATGTATATTTCACAAGTTGCGAGATATCTCAAAGTTACAAGAGCTGTAGTATCAAAAACACTTTTGAAACTTGAGAAAGATGGATTTATAATCAAGGAGGAAGATGAAGAAAATAAAAAAAAATTACGTCTTTTCCTTACGAAAAAAGGAAATCTTGCATATGTAAACCATCAAAAATATCATCTTGAAAATGATAAAGAAGTTTATGATTACTTAAATGAACTCGATGATGACCAAATAAAAATTATAGAACAATTCCTAAAAAAAGCAGGAAAAATGCTTGAAAATCATTATTAA
- a CDS encoding class I SAM-dependent methyltransferase, translating to MKEYMKLILDYNRSKIFITALKLDIFSHLEDEVDSDYIADKLSLDRRNTKFFLNALSSSEFIIKKNNKYKNTYKSDKYLNKSKKDYMGDYILFREQMSSLESLDKKLLKKEYKKINDGCDMYDFYELAKVTRKEMFFGKVQNILNLIGKIFNKDQKFKVLDLGGGSGTFAIEIAKKYKNSQAFIFERDNVTPIAKEIIKNENDSDLKKRTHILEGDFNSDEIGKNYDFIIASGIMDFAGENIQSLSDKIYNSMNKKSYVYLVTHGVNENYTKPEPAIIGWLSGQINGLDILTCERKIIDSFFEAGFNKIEKLDEKEGFLNSYLIHKD from the coding sequence ATGAAAGAATATATGAAATTAATTTTAGATTATAATAGAAGCAAGATTTTCATAACAGCTTTAAAATTAGACATTTTTTCTCATTTAGAAGATGAAGTAGATTCAGATTATATAGCAGATAAATTATCTTTAGATAGAAGAAACACAAAATTCTTTTTAAATGCCCTTTCCTCGAGTGAATTTATAATTAAAAAAAATAATAAATATAAAAATACATATAAATCGGATAAATATTTAAATAAATCAAAAAAAGATTATATGGGAGACTATATATTATTTAGAGAACAAATGTCATCATTAGAATCATTAGATAAAAAACTTTTAAAAAAAGAATACAAAAAAATAAATGATGGTTGTGATATGTATGATTTTTATGAACTAGCTAAAGTTACAAGAAAAGAAATGTTTTTTGGAAAAGTTCAAAATATTTTAAATTTAATAGGAAAAATTTTTAATAAAGATCAAAAATTCAAAGTTTTAGATCTCGGTGGAGGATCGGGAACATTTGCAATAGAGATCGCAAAAAAATATAAAAATTCTCAAGCTTTTATATTTGAAAGGGATAATGTAACTCCAATTGCAAAAGAAATAATAAAAAATGAAAATGATTCAGATTTAAAAAAAAGGACTCATATTCTAGAGGGTGATTTTAATTCAGATGAAATAGGGAAAAACTATGATTTTATAATAGCTTCGGGAATAATGGACTTTGCAGGTGAAAATATTCAAAGCTTATCAGACAAAATATATAATTCTATGAATAAAAAATCATATGTTTATCTTGTAACTCATGGTGTGAATGAAAACTATACAAAGCCAGAACCAGCGATAATTGGTTGGTTATCTGGTCAAATAAATGGCCTTGATATATTAACTTGTGAAAGAAAAATTATAGATAGTTTTTTTGAAGCTGGATTTAATAAAATAGAAAAACTCGATGAAAAAGAGGGATTCTTAAACTCTTATCTGATACACAAAGATTAA
- a CDS encoding ABC transporter ATP-binding protein translates to MNIKVKKATFFYGKRCIFNNINFELNEGEMLTILGPNGVGKTTLIKCLLGFSQLNQGNIFFDNKLYKDINKKIFWKKISYVPQIKEFNFSYDVKSMIMLGRNPYIGFMKMPEKNDHYEVEKIIELFNLEKIKNKSMNNLSGGEKQMVLIARAMVSNPEMMIIDEPELNLDISNQDKIFKILNKLIKNKKVSCIINTHNPINVIKYSDLSILMKKDLSYYYGKTNEVLNIDNITDVFELSKDYFKKIKDKIFLEV, encoded by the coding sequence ATGAACATAAAAGTTAAAAAAGCTACATTTTTTTACGGGAAAAGATGTATATTTAATAATATAAATTTTGAATTAAATGAAGGTGAAATGTTAACCATACTCGGACCAAATGGAGTTGGAAAAACAACACTTATAAAATGTTTGTTGGGTTTTAGTCAATTAAATCAAGGAAATATTTTTTTTGATAATAAATTATACAAAGATATAAACAAAAAAATATTTTGGAAAAAGATTAGCTATGTACCTCAAATAAAAGAGTTTAATTTCTCATATGATGTAAAATCTATGATAATGCTTGGTAGAAATCCTTATATAGGGTTTATGAAAATGCCTGAAAAAAATGATCATTATGAAGTGGAGAAGATAATAGAACTATTTAATTTGGAAAAAATAAAAAATAAATCTATGAATAATTTAAGTGGTGGAGAAAAACAGATGGTATTAATAGCCAGAGCTATGGTTTCTAATCCAGAAATGATGATAATAGATGAACCAGAACTCAACCTTGATATATCTAATCAAGATAAAATATTTAAGATTTTAAATAAATTGATAAAAAATAAAAAAGTGAGCTGTATAATAAACACTCATAATCCCATCAATGTAATAAAATATAGTGATCTTTCTATTCTAATGAAAAAAGATTTAAGTTATTATTATGGAAAAACAAATGAAGTTTTAAATATAGATAATATAACAGATGTTTTTGAATTATCAAAAGATTATTTTAAAAAAATAAAAGATAAAATATTTTTGGAGGTTTAA
- a CDS encoding FecCD family ABC transporter permease, whose translation MFKINLKFYILSFISLVFLIIISLMIGRYNISFLDIKDSFMYIFNKNIKMTNAMFIILEIRLPRILMALLVGSSLAVSGTCIQAVFKNPLTSPKILGVSSGAAFGVAFGIMFFKNYIMVYITSFLFGIFAVFLTYLFAKKNGKTTILSLILSGIIVDSLFTSFLTIIQFNADVESELPSIIYWLMGSLSAVRMKDLKTVFFPIILCIILIFMLRWKLNILSLSDEEAESLGFNVKIYKIIILFLVTILSAITVSICGIIGWIGLVTPHFVRLFYGTDHINLIPGTIFFGGFYLLIIDNLSRSITGSEIPLSIMTAIIGAPLLGFFIKKKGMINL comes from the coding sequence ATGTTCAAAATTAATTTAAAATTTTATATATTATCTTTTATTAGTTTAGTTTTTTTAATAATCATATCTTTAATGATAGGTAGATATAATATAAGTTTTTTAGATATAAAAGATAGTTTTATGTATATTTTCAATAAGAATATAAAAATGACAAATGCAATGTTTATAATACTCGAAATAAGACTTCCTAGAATATTGATGGCTTTGTTGGTTGGTAGCAGTCTTGCAGTTTCAGGTACATGTATACAAGCTGTTTTTAAAAATCCACTTACAAGTCCTAAAATACTTGGAGTATCTTCAGGTGCAGCATTTGGAGTAGCTTTTGGAATAATGTTTTTTAAAAATTATATTATGGTTTATATAACTTCATTTTTATTTGGAATATTTGCAGTTTTTCTAACTTATTTATTTGCTAAGAAGAATGGAAAAACTACAATACTATCATTGATCTTATCTGGAATTATAGTAGATTCTCTTTTTACATCTTTTTTAACGATAATACAGTTTAATGCAGATGTTGAATCTGAACTGCCTTCAATAATATATTGGCTTATGGGGAGTTTATCAGCAGTTAGAATGAAAGATTTAAAAACTGTTTTTTTCCCAATTATTCTATGTATAATATTAATTTTTATGCTCAGATGGAAATTAAATATATTATCCCTATCTGATGAAGAAGCTGAATCACTTGGATTTAATGTAAAAATATATAAAATCATTATCTTATTTCTTGTAACTATATTATCCGCTATAACAGTTTCTATATGTGGCATTATAGGATGGATAGGATTGGTTACACCGCATTTTGTAAGATTGTTTTATGGGACAGATCATATTAATTTAATACCAGGAACTATTTTTTTTGGAGGATTTTATTTATTAATAATAGATAATTTAAGTAGATCTATAACGGGATCAGAAATTCCACTCTCAATAATGACGGCAATAATAGGTGCTCCTTTACTTGGATTTTTTATAAAGAAAAAAGGAATGATTAACTTATGA
- a CDS encoding ABC transporter substrate-binding protein, giving the protein MKKIYLCMIFLILFVMGFASNSGKQIIDCSGNKVKIPESKDIKRIVVVSPPIFPMILSMVDDYEKVVAVHPLGLKNANEEILIKRYPKIKKMNTTFVKGFNVNVESVLALNPDIIFCYGVQQKKNLDGLNIPIVDFLIPENNDPIYTLNKWTDLLNEIFDLKKSSFIMEELKKIKKIETEKKNKTKVLVIINNVNNKITISASNSYEDYWLNYAGMENVAGNRGGWQGWQEVNIEEIYNWQPDKILIFMGPKAEEYLNGNMGKEWERLKAIKNKEVYNIPKGYFNWNVPNPDSPLMYSWLISLMRNDQKSFYEEIKRYYEKNYDIKLDEKDIDSILNPKEGK; this is encoded by the coding sequence ATGAAAAAAATTTATTTATGTATGATTTTTTTAATTTTATTTGTAATGGGTTTTGCTTCTAATTCTGGTAAACAAATAATTGATTGTAGTGGTAATAAGGTGAAAATTCCGGAATCAAAAGATATAAAAAGAATAGTAGTAGTTTCTCCACCTATATTTCCAATGATTCTTTCTATGGTAGATGACTATGAAAAAGTTGTTGCTGTACACCCTTTAGGATTAAAAAATGCAAATGAAGAAATTTTAATCAAAAGATATCCAAAAATAAAAAAAATGAATACAACATTTGTAAAAGGATTCAATGTTAATGTTGAAAGTGTTTTAGCTTTAAATCCAGATATAATATTTTGTTATGGTGTTCAACAGAAAAAAAATCTTGATGGATTAAATATTCCAATTGTAGATTTTTTAATACCTGAAAATAATGATCCTATTTATACATTAAATAAATGGACAGATTTATTGAATGAAATTTTTGATTTAAAAAAATCATCTTTTATAATGGAAGAGCTTAAAAAAATTAAAAAGATTGAAACTGAAAAGAAGAATAAAACAAAAGTTCTCGTAATAATAAATAATGTTAATAATAAAATAACTATTTCAGCTTCTAATTCCTATGAAGATTATTGGTTGAATTATGCTGGGATGGAAAATGTTGCAGGTAATAGAGGTGGATGGCAAGGTTGGCAAGAAGTGAATATAGAAGAAATTTATAATTGGCAACCAGATAAAATTTTGATTTTTATGGGGCCTAAAGCTGAAGAATATTTAAATGGGAATATGGGAAAAGAATGGGAAAGATTAAAAGCAATTAAAAATAAAGAAGTATATAATATTCCAAAAGGTTATTTTAATTGGAATGTACCTAATCCAGATAGTCCATTGATGTATAGTTGGTTGATATCACTTATGAGGAATGATCAAAAATCTTTTTATGAAGAAATTAAAAGATATTATGAAAAAAATTATGATATAAAACTTGATGAAAAGGATATCGATTCAATATTGAATCCAAAAGAAGGTAAGTAG
- a CDS encoding GyrI-like domain-containing protein, with protein sequence MGDIYSEIKIVTIPKMKVARYVIISPNPERDVMNYMNKWAKESGLLDIKDFSPRKIGWDFPFVTKEQSEKFGLRGYVFAYSIPENFEPKINGAQLDYIEQDTYATLRVTDPHSNSFKNIPEGYHRLFNFVNSGEYKTLTWENRIAFEEEFDIDGIHYMDIYIPVK encoded by the coding sequence ATGGGGGATATTTATAGCGAAATTAAAATAGTTACTATTCCAAAGATGAAGGTTGCAAGGTATGTTATAATAAGTCCAAATCCTGAGAGAGATGTTATGAATTATATGAATAAATGGGCTAAAGAAAGCGGATTATTAGATATAAAAGATTTTTCTCCGAGAAAAATAGGCTGGGATTTTCCTTTTGTAACCAAAGAACAATCAGAAAAATTTGGATTGAGAGGATATGTTTTTGCCTATTCTATACCAGAAAATTTTGAACCTAAAATAAATGGAGCACAATTAGATTATATAGAACAAGATACTTACGCAACCCTTAGAGTAACTGACCCTCATAGCAATTCATTTAAAAATATTCCAGAAGGGTATCATAGATTATTTAATTTTGTAAATTCTGGAGAATATAAAACTCTAACTTGGGAAAACAGAATAGCTTTTGAAGAAGAATTTGATATCGATGGAATTCATTATATGGATATATATATTCCCGTAAAATAA
- a CDS encoding sugar-binding domain-containing protein, producing the protein MILVAGGEEKALALLAMLRGGYINTLISDQKTLELILNSKRFILCSIIINNIE; encoded by the coding sequence ATAATACTTGTTGCTGGAGGAGAAGAAAAAGCTCTTGCCTTACTTGCAATGTTAAGAGGAGGATATATAAATACCCTCATATCTGATCAAAAAACTTTAGAATTGATACTAAACTCAAAAAGATTTATACTTTGTTCGATAATTATTAATAATATTGAATAA
- a CDS encoding DUF3795 domain-containing protein, protein MKMPMKIETEMFAPCGMNCMVCYKHCHTKKIKQHCGGCMVESKGKPEHCRKCKIKDCVQSKGLTYCYECIDFPCKLIKNLEKRYNKRYNESLIENGRIVMQKGIPHLMEAHIQKYTCLQCGGIVSLHDKVCTECGKEKN, encoded by the coding sequence ATGAAAATGCCTATGAAAATTGAAACGGAAATGTTTGCACCATGTGGGATGAATTGCATGGTATGCTATAAACATTGTCATACTAAGAAAATAAAACAACATTGTGGTGGTTGCATGGTAGAGAGTAAAGGAAAACCAGAGCATTGTCGTAAATGCAAAATTAAAGATTGTGTTCAGTCAAAAGGATTGACCTATTGCTATGAATGTATTGATTTTCCTTGCAAGCTAATAAAGAATCTTGAAAAACGTTATAACAAACGTTATAATGAAAGCCTTATTGAAAATGGTAGAATTGTAATGCAAAAAGGAATACCTCATCTTATGGAAGCTCATATTCAGAAATATACTTGCCTGCAATGTGGTGGTATAGTTTCCTTACATGATAAAGTTTGTACTGAATGTGGAAAGGAAAAAAATTAA
- a CDS encoding class I SAM-dependent methyltransferase → MSFDSKADKWDTEYNIERAKIISDELISSIETNKNFEVLDFGCGTGLISFNLKDYFKSITLVDLSQGMIDKVNEKISVYNTNNMKAFKTDINAEGLKNMNFDLIYTSMALHHIIDVEKTLKELHKVLKDNGKLCIIELCKENGDFHKSFPNFKGHNGFDPEVMKEWVKKSGFKNIDYKIIFESYKNPETKEVPYKLFMLIAKK, encoded by the coding sequence ATGAGTTTTGATTCTAAAGCTGATAAATGGGATACTGAATATAATATAGAAAGAGCAAAAATTATATCTGATGAATTAATAAGTTCTATTGAAACAAATAAAAATTTTGAAGTTTTAGATTTTGGATGTGGTACAGGTCTCATAAGCTTTAATTTAAAAGATTATTTTAAATCTATAACTCTTGTAGATCTCTCTCAAGGAATGATAGATAAAGTAAATGAGAAGATATCAGTTTATAATACAAATAATATGAAAGCATTTAAAACTGATATTAATGCAGAAGGATTAAAAAACATGAATTTTGATTTGATATATACTTCCATGGCTTTACATCATATTATTGATGTTGAAAAAACTTTAAAAGAATTGCATAAAGTTCTAAAAGATAATGGTAAATTATGTATAATTGAGCTTTGTAAAGAGAATGGAGATTTTCACAAATCTTTTCCAAATTTTAAAGGACATAATGGATTTGATCCTGAAGTTATGAAAGAATGGGTTAAGAAGTCTGGATTTAAAAATATTGATTATAAGATTATATTTGAAAGTTATAAAAATCCAGAAACTAAAGAGGTCCCTTATAAGTTGTTCATGTTAATCGCTAAAAAATAA
- a CDS encoding nitroreductase family protein, with protein sequence MELIEVMKNRRSVRKFKDQKIDEETIQKILESAKLAPETDTCNYYFGVIKNEEIKKRIGKETLFANWVEKAPVIFVCCCDISWDIAEQKEDDYGVIGNKMRYGENIINFLMTNEERKSIL encoded by the coding sequence ATGGAATTAATTGAAGTCATGAAAAATCGTCGTTCTGTGCGAAAATTTAAAGATCAGAAAATAGATGAAGAAACTATACAAAAAATATTAGAAAGTGCAAAACTTGCGCCAGAGACCGATACATGTAATTATTATTTTGGAGTTATAAAAAATGAAGAAATAAAAAAAAGAATAGGAAAAGAAACTTTATTTGCAAATTGGGTTGAAAAAGCACCTGTAATATTTGTATGTTGTTGTGATATAAGTTGGGATATAGCTGAACAAAAAGAAGATGATTATGGAGTTATTGGAAATAAAATGAGATATGGAGAAAATATAATAAATTTTCTTATGACAAATGAAGAAAGAAAAAGTATTTTATGA